One window from the genome of Solea solea chromosome 13, fSolSol10.1, whole genome shotgun sequence encodes:
- the rgl2 gene encoding ral guanine nucleotide dissociation stimulator-like 2 isoform X1, with the protein MLPRNMRTGGYDLPGVESTDVPLIGYRPLIPDCSTPSHQSGKGSGGDEVETSQAEPSPMKTTWYCPLDLSTVVEEEEDGVIYTVVVKQQHGGTTGPSSAVTRSQCVKAGTEEKLVRHLLHSFSMGDSSFITIFLSTYRSFTSTERVLDILTDRLEKPPGDSDRSQRRQSFNKAVCTVFRTWLTEYPEDFRSLKEPTRLLRLAPLLPQDSSSAADLRARLLRIAEELSEKALLPDAHRDQSGFTSAPPPPPPDASKFEPTSVLGFPAPLIAEQLTRIETELFVRLVPYHCLGSLWSQRDKKGREGVCWSVRATVRQFNKLAKAVLASCLCPTKLRSQQRARLLEKWISVAEECRARKNFSSLYAIVSALQSNPIHRLRRTWQETDREAIRRYEELSDIFSEKDNYSQSRELLKEEGTSKFANTDIRLNHRHVNKSSALGTVPYLGIFLTDLTMLDTAVKDRLDNGYINFDKRRREFEVLAQIRLLQSSCKNCVFSTDESFSQWYHSVPTLTEEESYRLSNEIEAPGEPSPRGLTPTVIITQCPDLSRSRTSLPGDSDSLFEFSSPVNNLLSKLTKHMRSPSVSCLDVDSSPPTAESTPATLTPSTPTKSHRRSASCGNNPPNNMQGSGADMRIIRIRMDLQDGNLYRSILVTSNDKTPTVISSALEKHNQDPKQTSKYELIQLLPEGKELVIPATGNVFYAMTSSSVDFLLRRKGGSAPLGSQPISTETSATFPRIKAKGRRLVRTLF; encoded by the exons gcGGAGCCCTCACCGATGAAGACCACCTGGTACTGTCCTCTCGATCTG TCTACTGtcgtggaggaagaggaggacggagTGATCTACACCGTGGTGGTCAAACAGCAGCATGGAGGAACCACCGGTCCatcg TCGGCGGTGACTCGCTCGCAGTGCGTCAAAGCGGGGACGGAAGAGAAGCTCGTGCGCCACCTCCTTCACTCCTTCTCCATGGGAGACTCCTCCTTCATCACCATCTTCCTCTCCACCTATCGCTCCTTCACGTCCACCGAGAGAGTGCTGGACATCCTCACTGACAG acTGGAGAAACCACCTGGAGACAGCGACAGGAGCCAGAGACGACAGTCGTTCAACAA AGCCGTGTGCACTGTGTTCAGAACGTGGCTCACGGAGTATCCGGAAGATTTCCGGAGTCTGAAGGAGCCCACTCGTCTGCTGCGTCTGGCTCCTCTGCTCCCGCAGGACTCCTCGTCCGCGGCCGACCTCCGCGCTCGCCTCCTCAGGATCGCCGAGGAGCTCAGCGAGAAAGCTCTGCTCCCTGATGCCCACAGAG ATCAGAGCGGCTTCACcagtgctcctcctcctcctcctcctgacgcCTCCAAGTTTGAACCCACCAGCGTCCTGGGATTTCCTGCGCCGCTCATCGCTGAGCAGCTCACCAGGATCGAGACG GAGCTGTTTGTCCGTCTGGTCCCGTACCACTGCCTCGGCTCCCTGTGGTCGCAGAGGGACAAGAAGGGGAGGGAAGGCGTCTGTTGGTCCGTCCGGGCCACCGTACGTCAGTTCAACAAGTTGGCCAAAGCGGTCTTAGCGTCCTGCCTCTGTCCCACGAAGCTGCGCAGCCAGCAGAGAGCTCGTCTCCTGGAGAAATGGATCAGCGTGGCAGAG GAGTGCCGAGCCAGAAAGAACTTCTCCTCGCTGTACGCCATCGTGTCGGCCCTGCAGAGTAACCCCATCCACCGGCTGAGGAGGACGTGGCAGGAAACTGACAG GGAGGCGATCAGGAGATACGAGGAACTGTCTGACATATTCTCCGAGAAGGACAACTACTCCCAGAGCAGAGAGCTGCTGAAGGAG GAGGGGACGTCAAAGTTTGCCAACACTGACATCAGACTCAACCACAGACATGTCAATAAG tcCAGTGCTCTGGGCACTGTGCCGTACCTGGGCATCTTCCTCACAGACCTCACCATGCTGGACACGGCGGTCAAAGACAGGCTCGAT AATGGCTACATCAACTTTGACAAAAGGAGAAGG GAGTTTGAGGTCTTGGCTCAGATACGGCTGCTGCAGTCTTCCtgtaaaaactgtgttttcagCACCGACGAGTCGTTCTCACAGTGGTATCACAGCGTGCCCACACTAACTGAAGAGgaaag TTACAGACTGTCCAATGAAATTGAAGCACCCGGTGAGCCGAGTCCACGTGGCCTTACACCaacagtcattatcacacagtGTCCAGA CCTGAGCAGGTCCCGGACCAGCCTGCCCGGCGACAGCGACAGTCTCTTTGAATTCTCCTCACCGGTCAATAACCTGCTATCAAAACTCACAAAG CACATGAGGTCTCCATCCGTGTCCTGTCTGGACGTGGACTCGTCCCCGCCCACCGCCGAGTCCACGCCCGCCACCCTGACCCCATCCACTCCCACGAAATCCCACCGCCGGTCGGCCTCCTGTGGCAACAACCCCCCCAACAACATGCAAGGGTCGGGGGCCGACATGAGAATCATCCGGATACGCATGGACCTGCAGGACGGAAACTTATACCGGAGCATTCTG GTTACGAGCAACGATAAGACCCCCACTGTGATCAGCTCTGCCTTAGAAAAGCACAACCAGGACCCCAAACAGACGTCCAAGTACGAGCTGATCCAGCTCCTGCCTGAAGGAAAAG AACTGGTCATCCCTGCCACAGGAAACGTCTTCTACGCCATGACGTCGTCGAGCGTGGACTTCCTGTTGAGACGGAAAGGCGGGAGCGCTCCTCTTGGCTCGCAGCCCATCAGCACGGAGACCAGCGCGACGTTCCCTCGGATCAAGGCCAAGGGGCGGAGACTGGTCAGGACTCTGTTTTGA
- the rgl2 gene encoding ral guanine nucleotide dissociation stimulator-like 2 isoform X2, with the protein MRENGEKEISIPAFILRVSRKLRDFFYLSGLADGKAEPSPMKTTWYCPLDLSTVVEEEEDGVIYTVVVKQQHGGTTGPSSAVTRSQCVKAGTEEKLVRHLLHSFSMGDSSFITIFLSTYRSFTSTERVLDILTDRLEKPPGDSDRSQRRQSFNKAVCTVFRTWLTEYPEDFRSLKEPTRLLRLAPLLPQDSSSAADLRARLLRIAEELSEKALLPDAHRDQSGFTSAPPPPPPDASKFEPTSVLGFPAPLIAEQLTRIETELFVRLVPYHCLGSLWSQRDKKGREGVCWSVRATVRQFNKLAKAVLASCLCPTKLRSQQRARLLEKWISVAEECRARKNFSSLYAIVSALQSNPIHRLRRTWQETDREAIRRYEELSDIFSEKDNYSQSRELLKEEGTSKFANTDIRLNHRHVNKSSALGTVPYLGIFLTDLTMLDTAVKDRLDNGYINFDKRRREFEVLAQIRLLQSSCKNCVFSTDESFSQWYHSVPTLTEEESYRLSNEIEAPGEPSPRGLTPTVIITQCPDLSRSRTSLPGDSDSLFEFSSPVNNLLSKLTKHMRSPSVSCLDVDSSPPTAESTPATLTPSTPTKSHRRSASCGNNPPNNMQGSGADMRIIRIRMDLQDGNLYRSILVTSNDKTPTVISSALEKHNQDPKQTSKYELIQLLPEGKELVIPATGNVFYAMTSSSVDFLLRRKGGSAPLGSQPISTETSATFPRIKAKGRRLVRTLF; encoded by the exons gcGGAGCCCTCACCGATGAAGACCACCTGGTACTGTCCTCTCGATCTG TCTACTGtcgtggaggaagaggaggacggagTGATCTACACCGTGGTGGTCAAACAGCAGCATGGAGGAACCACCGGTCCatcg TCGGCGGTGACTCGCTCGCAGTGCGTCAAAGCGGGGACGGAAGAGAAGCTCGTGCGCCACCTCCTTCACTCCTTCTCCATGGGAGACTCCTCCTTCATCACCATCTTCCTCTCCACCTATCGCTCCTTCACGTCCACCGAGAGAGTGCTGGACATCCTCACTGACAG acTGGAGAAACCACCTGGAGACAGCGACAGGAGCCAGAGACGACAGTCGTTCAACAA AGCCGTGTGCACTGTGTTCAGAACGTGGCTCACGGAGTATCCGGAAGATTTCCGGAGTCTGAAGGAGCCCACTCGTCTGCTGCGTCTGGCTCCTCTGCTCCCGCAGGACTCCTCGTCCGCGGCCGACCTCCGCGCTCGCCTCCTCAGGATCGCCGAGGAGCTCAGCGAGAAAGCTCTGCTCCCTGATGCCCACAGAG ATCAGAGCGGCTTCACcagtgctcctcctcctcctcctcctgacgcCTCCAAGTTTGAACCCACCAGCGTCCTGGGATTTCCTGCGCCGCTCATCGCTGAGCAGCTCACCAGGATCGAGACG GAGCTGTTTGTCCGTCTGGTCCCGTACCACTGCCTCGGCTCCCTGTGGTCGCAGAGGGACAAGAAGGGGAGGGAAGGCGTCTGTTGGTCCGTCCGGGCCACCGTACGTCAGTTCAACAAGTTGGCCAAAGCGGTCTTAGCGTCCTGCCTCTGTCCCACGAAGCTGCGCAGCCAGCAGAGAGCTCGTCTCCTGGAGAAATGGATCAGCGTGGCAGAG GAGTGCCGAGCCAGAAAGAACTTCTCCTCGCTGTACGCCATCGTGTCGGCCCTGCAGAGTAACCCCATCCACCGGCTGAGGAGGACGTGGCAGGAAACTGACAG GGAGGCGATCAGGAGATACGAGGAACTGTCTGACATATTCTCCGAGAAGGACAACTACTCCCAGAGCAGAGAGCTGCTGAAGGAG GAGGGGACGTCAAAGTTTGCCAACACTGACATCAGACTCAACCACAGACATGTCAATAAG tcCAGTGCTCTGGGCACTGTGCCGTACCTGGGCATCTTCCTCACAGACCTCACCATGCTGGACACGGCGGTCAAAGACAGGCTCGAT AATGGCTACATCAACTTTGACAAAAGGAGAAGG GAGTTTGAGGTCTTGGCTCAGATACGGCTGCTGCAGTCTTCCtgtaaaaactgtgttttcagCACCGACGAGTCGTTCTCACAGTGGTATCACAGCGTGCCCACACTAACTGAAGAGgaaag TTACAGACTGTCCAATGAAATTGAAGCACCCGGTGAGCCGAGTCCACGTGGCCTTACACCaacagtcattatcacacagtGTCCAGA CCTGAGCAGGTCCCGGACCAGCCTGCCCGGCGACAGCGACAGTCTCTTTGAATTCTCCTCACCGGTCAATAACCTGCTATCAAAACTCACAAAG CACATGAGGTCTCCATCCGTGTCCTGTCTGGACGTGGACTCGTCCCCGCCCACCGCCGAGTCCACGCCCGCCACCCTGACCCCATCCACTCCCACGAAATCCCACCGCCGGTCGGCCTCCTGTGGCAACAACCCCCCCAACAACATGCAAGGGTCGGGGGCCGACATGAGAATCATCCGGATACGCATGGACCTGCAGGACGGAAACTTATACCGGAGCATTCTG GTTACGAGCAACGATAAGACCCCCACTGTGATCAGCTCTGCCTTAGAAAAGCACAACCAGGACCCCAAACAGACGTCCAAGTACGAGCTGATCCAGCTCCTGCCTGAAGGAAAAG AACTGGTCATCCCTGCCACAGGAAACGTCTTCTACGCCATGACGTCGTCGAGCGTGGACTTCCTGTTGAGACGGAAAGGCGGGAGCGCTCCTCTTGGCTCGCAGCCCATCAGCACGGAGACCAGCGCGACGTTCCCTCGGATCAAGGCCAAGGGGCGGAGACTGGTCAGGACTCTGTTTTGA
- the dnase2 gene encoding deoxyribonuclease-2-alpha isoform X1 has translation MSDTFKQGSDKYEMFLLISLLIVFVPLEGGSTPISCYNDKGDAVDWFYLYKLPKQHDRKARSEGDMYLLMDKGSEGWTEGKVTVNDTSGALGRTVGQLYSQGKNTELAYILYNDQKPTEVRGNRWVGSSGSNRGHTKGVVLLDKNQGFWLVHSTPHFPPVRQAGEYYYPDSGVNYGQNFICVTYPLDHFQTIGEQLQINQPNVYDCDVPESLASLVPALAAVCNEKHASKTASNRSVTLTSKDGAKFISFAKGASFKNDLYHSWVAPTLQSDLLVQFWIRSTGVLPSDCSLGWKVLDIQLINPGQTFTFKTSNDHSKWAVSTEAAGGDGVGGGWVCVGDINRNMAEETRGGGTVCQQHPAVWKAYRSAALQCEDCEGATIQC, from the exons ATGTCCGATACTTTTAAACAAGGATCGGACAAGTATGAG ATGTTTCTCTTAATTTCCCTGCTGATCGTCTTTGTGCCACTAGAGGGAGGCAGCACACCAATCAGCTGCTACAATGACAAAGGAGATGCTGTTGACTG GTTCTATCTGTACAAGCTGCCTAAACAACATGACAGAAAAGCTCGGTCTGAGGGTGATATGTATTTACTTATGGACAAAGGCAGTGAGGGATGGACTGAAGGGAAGGTGACAGTGAACGACACCTCAGGAGCTTTGGGCCGGACAGTGGGACAACTATACTCACAAGGAAAG AACACAGAGTTAGCGTACATCCTTTACAATGACCAGAAGCCAACTGAGGTTCGTGGAAACAGATGGGTGGGCAGCAGTGGAAGCAATAGGGGACACACGAAAG GTGTTGTGCTGCTTGATAAAAATCAGGGCTTCTGGTTGGTTCACAGCACTCCTCACTTCCCCCCTGTACGGCAGGCTGGAGAGTATTACTACCCCGACAGTGGTGTCAACTACGGACAAAACTTCATCTGCGTGACCTACCCGCTCGACCACTTCCAGACTATTG GAGAGCAGCTGCAGATCAATCAGCCCAATGTGTACGACTGCGACGTCCCCGAGTCCTTGGCGTCGCTGGTTCCTGCTCTGGCTGCCGTCTGTAATGAGAAACACGCGTCCAAAACTGCGTCCAATCGCAGCGTGACTTTGACGTCAAAGGACGGAGCAAAGTTCATCAGCTTCGCCAAAGGCGCTTCTTTCAAAAACG ACCTCTACCACTCCTGGGTGGCCCCAACGCTGCAGTCAGACCTCCTGGTCCAGTTCTGGATTCGCTCCACAGGCGTCCTCCCTTCCGACTGCTCGCTGGGCTGGAAGGTCCTGGACATCCAGCTCATTAACCCGGGGCAGACGTTCACGTTCAAGACGAGCAACGATCACTCCAAGTGGGCCGTCAGCACCGAGGCGGCCGGAGGGGATGGCGTGGGAGGCGGCTGGGTTTGTGTGGGAGACATAAACCGCAACATGGCGGAGGAGACGCGAGGAGGAGGCACCGTGTGTCAGCAGCACCCGGCGGTGTGGAAGGCTTACCGGTCAGCAGCACTGCAGTGTGAGGACTGTGAAGGAGCAACCATCCAGTGTTGA
- the dnase2 gene encoding deoxyribonuclease-2-alpha isoform X2, protein MFLLISLLIVFVPLEGGSTPISCYNDKGDAVDWFYLYKLPKQHDRKARSEGDMYLLMDKGSEGWTEGKVTVNDTSGALGRTVGQLYSQGKNTELAYILYNDQKPTEVRGNRWVGSSGSNRGHTKGVVLLDKNQGFWLVHSTPHFPPVRQAGEYYYPDSGVNYGQNFICVTYPLDHFQTIGEQLQINQPNVYDCDVPESLASLVPALAAVCNEKHASKTASNRSVTLTSKDGAKFISFAKGASFKNDLYHSWVAPTLQSDLLVQFWIRSTGVLPSDCSLGWKVLDIQLINPGQTFTFKTSNDHSKWAVSTEAAGGDGVGGGWVCVGDINRNMAEETRGGGTVCQQHPAVWKAYRSAALQCEDCEGATIQC, encoded by the exons ATGTTTCTCTTAATTTCCCTGCTGATCGTCTTTGTGCCACTAGAGGGAGGCAGCACACCAATCAGCTGCTACAATGACAAAGGAGATGCTGTTGACTG GTTCTATCTGTACAAGCTGCCTAAACAACATGACAGAAAAGCTCGGTCTGAGGGTGATATGTATTTACTTATGGACAAAGGCAGTGAGGGATGGACTGAAGGGAAGGTGACAGTGAACGACACCTCAGGAGCTTTGGGCCGGACAGTGGGACAACTATACTCACAAGGAAAG AACACAGAGTTAGCGTACATCCTTTACAATGACCAGAAGCCAACTGAGGTTCGTGGAAACAGATGGGTGGGCAGCAGTGGAAGCAATAGGGGACACACGAAAG GTGTTGTGCTGCTTGATAAAAATCAGGGCTTCTGGTTGGTTCACAGCACTCCTCACTTCCCCCCTGTACGGCAGGCTGGAGAGTATTACTACCCCGACAGTGGTGTCAACTACGGACAAAACTTCATCTGCGTGACCTACCCGCTCGACCACTTCCAGACTATTG GAGAGCAGCTGCAGATCAATCAGCCCAATGTGTACGACTGCGACGTCCCCGAGTCCTTGGCGTCGCTGGTTCCTGCTCTGGCTGCCGTCTGTAATGAGAAACACGCGTCCAAAACTGCGTCCAATCGCAGCGTGACTTTGACGTCAAAGGACGGAGCAAAGTTCATCAGCTTCGCCAAAGGCGCTTCTTTCAAAAACG ACCTCTACCACTCCTGGGTGGCCCCAACGCTGCAGTCAGACCTCCTGGTCCAGTTCTGGATTCGCTCCACAGGCGTCCTCCCTTCCGACTGCTCGCTGGGCTGGAAGGTCCTGGACATCCAGCTCATTAACCCGGGGCAGACGTTCACGTTCAAGACGAGCAACGATCACTCCAAGTGGGCCGTCAGCACCGAGGCGGCCGGAGGGGATGGCGTGGGAGGCGGCTGGGTTTGTGTGGGAGACATAAACCGCAACATGGCGGAGGAGACGCGAGGAGGAGGCACCGTGTGTCAGCAGCACCCGGCGGTGTGGAAGGCTTACCGGTCAGCAGCACTGCAGTGTGAGGACTGTGAAGGAGCAACCATCCAGTGTTGA
- the LOC131470769 gene encoding G-protein-signaling modulator 1: MTEEGPLDVLVITEEGDAESGATGSLVVTTQSFTGESPQKEEEEKNEDLVSKICLNEQSTEKQHSDTERGQMGKLNENNDKPGGTENTDDGQNREGLTDEMRINEKSEEACDTNDEKVTQNDPQLDIKMLKISEPHEEDPKKTHRLTPDFPDALYELLCTLQEGRRLNDQRCSFRLESGVQRRRCHSEPNTNKPARRVIFSSLTSLQKEEFFELVATAQARRLDDQRALLERSPPPKPRFRSFRGSIKQLSLVRKPAPVPPVPKEDLYNMILTTQAQGRLEDQRSRAPGPMDDEDFFSLLLKVQGGRMEEQRTELPCMLQT; encoded by the exons ATGACTGAAGAGGGGCCATTGGATGTTCTCGTCATCACTGAGGAGGGAGACGCTGAAAGCGGGGCGACAGGCAGTTTGGTTGTGACTACACAGAGCTTCACCGGAGAGTCTCctcagaaagaggaagaggagaagaatgaAGATTTAGTCAGTAAAATATGTTTGAATGAGCAGAGCACGGAAAAGCAACACAGCGACACGGAGCGTGGCCAGATGGGAAAgttaaatgagaataatgataaACCAGGTGGAACCGAGAACACTGATGATGGACAGAACAGAGAGGGGCTGACAGATGAAATGAGGATTAATGAAAAATCTGAGGAAGCCTGCGACACAAACGATGAAAAGGTCACTCAAAATGACCCACAACTGGACATAAAGATGTTGAAAATATCAGAGCCACACGAGGAGGATCCAAAAAAG ACTCACCGCTTAACCCCTGACTTCCCAGACGCTCTGTACGAGCTGCTCTGCACCCTCCAGGAGGGACGACGGCTCAACGACCAGCGCTGCTCCTTCAGGCTGGAGAGTGGCGTCCAGAGGCGGAGGTGCCACTCGGAgcccaacacaaacaaaccgGCCAGAAGAG TCATCTTCTCCTCCCTGACTTCGCTGCAAAAAGAGGAGTTTTTCGAGCTGGTGGCCACGGCACAAGCCCGCCGGCTCGACGACCAGAGGGCGCTGCTCGAAAGGTCCCCGCCACCCAAACCGAGGTTCAGAAGCTTCAGAGGCAGCATCAAGCAGCTCTCCCTTGTGAGAAAGCCCGCACCAGTTCCTCCTGTACCGAAAGAGGATCTGTATAATATGATTCTCACGACACAG GCTCAGGGAAGACTGGAGGACCAGCGCAGCAGAGCTCCAGGTCCCATGGACGACGAGGACTTCTTCTCCCTGCTCCTGAAGGTCCAGGGCGGACGCATGGAAGAGCAGAGGACTGAACTCCCATGCATGCTGCAAACCTGA